The following proteins come from a genomic window of Limosilactobacillus reuteri:
- the asnB gene encoding asparagine synthase (glutamine-hydrolyzing), translating to MCGIVAFVDNEKPQIKDQLIKKMKDRIIHRGPDAEGQYVDDDVALGFRRLSFIDVKSGNQPIFNEDSSKAIEFNGEIYNFEELREELISKGHTFKTHADTEVILHGYEEWGKDVVNKLRGMFGFVIWDFKTKEMFGARDHFGIKPLYYAKMNGTFFVGSEIKAFLDHPNFKKELNKEALKPYMTFQYPVTQETFFKGVYRLPEGHYFTYKDGQFEMTQYWDENFEPEDETFDEAVNKIDYVVKNSVKAHTFADKGIKVGSFLSAGVDSSLVTALMRPDNTFSIGFDSTYDETKQARELAAKMGLKNTDEKLTNEEAFHAFPMIQYYLDEPDSNPSVVPLYFLNKLAKDNGYKALLSGEGADELFAGYIDYGFNTKVKFIRWVTDQLRKMPRERRYKFAKWLDGKHFHGQEHMYRNLAPARDTFIGQAYIFSPEEAADYLQPEFDCGPSIADILNPLFDKMEDKDIDEVAKKQYIDLHRFMPGDICLKADKMSMANSVEIRVPLLDKEVMKVAETTPTKYLFNYKDTKWAFRMAANRHLPEEWATRPKMGFPTPVRAWLREKKYYQEVRELFEQDFVKEFFDQEKLLKLADDNFEGKVDGRRKIWTIYTFLTWYKLYFIDNFKPDESGIDRAQKTATTEA from the coding sequence ATGTGTGGGATTGTTGCATTTGTTGATAATGAAAAACCACAAATTAAAGACCAATTAATCAAAAAAATGAAGGACCGGATTATTCACCGGGGACCTGATGCGGAAGGTCAATATGTGGATGATGATGTAGCACTTGGCTTCCGGCGCTTGAGTTTTATTGATGTTAAGTCTGGTAATCAACCAATCTTTAATGAAGATAGCTCAAAAGCCATTGAATTCAACGGTGAAATTTACAATTTTGAAGAATTACGTGAAGAATTAATCAGTAAGGGTCACACATTTAAGACACATGCCGATACTGAAGTAATCTTGCACGGATATGAAGAATGGGGCAAGGATGTTGTTAACAAGCTGCGTGGAATGTTTGGCTTTGTTATCTGGGATTTTAAGACTAAAGAAATGTTCGGTGCCCGTGACCATTTTGGAATTAAACCATTGTATTACGCTAAAATGAACGGTACTTTCTTTGTTGGGTCTGAAATCAAGGCATTTCTTGATCACCCCAACTTTAAGAAGGAACTTAATAAAGAAGCGCTTAAACCATACATGACATTCCAATACCCAGTTACTCAAGAAACTTTCTTTAAGGGTGTTTACCGTCTTCCAGAAGGGCATTACTTCACTTATAAAGACGGTCAGTTTGAAATGACCCAATACTGGGACGAAAACTTTGAGCCAGAAGACGAGACGTTTGATGAAGCTGTTAACAAGATTGACTATGTTGTTAAGAATTCTGTTAAGGCACATACCTTTGCAGATAAAGGAATTAAGGTTGGTTCATTCCTTTCCGCAGGGGTTGATTCAAGTTTAGTAACGGCTTTGATGCGTCCAGATAATACGTTCTCAATCGGATTTGATAGTACTTACGATGAGACCAAACAAGCACGTGAATTAGCAGCTAAGATGGGCTTGAAGAATACTGATGAAAAGTTGACTAACGAAGAAGCTTTCCACGCATTCCCAATGATTCAATACTACCTAGATGAACCCGATTCTAACCCATCTGTTGTTCCTTTATACTTCTTGAACAAGTTAGCAAAGGATAACGGCTATAAGGCCCTTCTTTCAGGTGAAGGTGCCGATGAATTGTTCGCGGGATACATTGATTATGGTTTTAATACGAAAGTTAAATTTATCCGGTGGGTAACTGATCAATTAAGGAAGATGCCTCGTGAACGTCGGTATAAGTTTGCCAAGTGGTTAGATGGGAAACACTTCCACGGCCAAGAACATATGTATCGCAACTTAGCGCCAGCACGGGATACTTTTATTGGTCAAGCATACATCTTTAGTCCGGAAGAAGCCGCTGACTACTTGCAACCAGAATTTGATTGCGGACCAAGTATTGCCGACATTCTTAATCCACTTTTTGATAAGATGGAAGATAAAGATATCGATGAAGTCGCAAAGAAGCAATATATTGACTTGCACCGTTTCATGCCTGGCGATATTTGCTTAAAGGCAGATAAGATGAGTATGGCTAACTCTGTTGAAATCCGGGTACCACTTCTTGATAAAGAGGTAATGAAAGTAGCTGAAACGACACCAACTAAGTACCTCTTTAACTATAAGGATACAAAGTGGGCATTCCGGATGGCTGCTAATCGGCATTTACCGGAAGAATGGGCTACGCGGCCTAAGATGGGCTTCCCAACTCCAGTCCGTGCATGGCTTCGAGAAAAGAAGTATTACCAAGAAGTACGTGAATTATTTGAACAAGACTTCGTAAAAGAGTTCTTTGATCAAGAAAAGCTTCTAAAACTTGCCGATGATAACTTCGAAGGTAAGGTGGATGGTCGTCGTAAGATTTGGACAATCTACACCTTCTTAACGTGGTATAAGTTATATTTCATTGATAACTTCAAACCTGATGAATCGGGAATTGACCGTGCACAAAAAACAGCTACAACAGAAGCATAG